In Kogia breviceps isolate mKogBre1 chromosome 19, mKogBre1 haplotype 1, whole genome shotgun sequence, a single genomic region encodes these proteins:
- the NARF gene encoding nuclear prelamin A recognition factor encodes MKCEHCTRKECSKKTKTDDQENASVDVPSPAHENGEKGEFHKLADAKIFLSDCLACDSCVSAEEGVQVSQQNAKDFFRVLNLNKKCDTSKHKVLAVSVCPQSLPYFAAKFSLSVTDASRRLCGFLKSLGVHYVFDTTIAADFSILESQKEFVRRFRQHNEEEPTLPMLTSACPGWVRYAERVLGHPVTPHLCTAKSPQQIMGSLVKDYFARRQNLSPDKIFHVIVAPCYDKKLEALQEDVLTASRGSRGTDCVLTSGEITQMMEQSDLSVRDAALDTLFGDVKEEEVRRHDGASSDGYLAHIFRHAAKELFNEDVGEVTYRALRNKDFQEVTLEKSGEVLLRFAAAYGFRNIQNVVLKLKKGKFPYHFVEVLACAGGCLNGRGQAQTEDGCVDKALLQKMKGIYTDIPVRLPETSAHVQELYQEWLDGTDSPRVQEALHTAYQGPGHPANSRDIKW; translated from the exons AAAGGAGAATTCCATAAATTGGCTGATGCCAAGATATTTTTGAGTGACTGCCTGGCCTGTGACAGCTGTGTGTCTGCAGAGGAAGgagtccaggtttcccagcagaACGCCAAGGACTTCTTCCGAGTTCTGAACCTTAACAAG AAATGTGATACCTCAAAGCACAAGGTGCTGGCAGTGTCGGTATGTCCTCAGTCTCTGCCTTATTTTGCTGCTAAATTCAGCCTCAGTGTGACTGATGCATCCAGAAGACTCTGTGGCTTCCTCAAAAGTCTTG GGGTGCATTATGTCTTCGATACAACAATCGCTGCAGATTTCAGCATCCTGGAGAGTCAAAAAGAATTTGTGCGTCGATTCCGCCAGCACAATGAGGAAGAGCCCACGTTACCCATGCTGACCTCTGCCTGTCCTG GCTGGGTCCGATATGCTGAGCGGGTGCTAGGTCACCCtgtcaccccccacctctgcactgCCAAGTCTCCCCAGCAGATTATGGGATCCCTGGTGAAGGACTACTTTGCCAGACGGCAG AACCTATCCCCAGACAAGATTTTCCATGTCATCGTGGCCCCTTGCTATGACAAGAAGCTGGAGGCCCTTCAGGAAGATGTTCTCACGGCCTCGAGGGGTTCCCGGGGCACTGACTGCGTGCTAACCTCAG GTGAAATCACTCAGATGATGGAACAAAGTGACCTCTCGGTGAGAGACGCTGCTCTGGACACTCT GTTTGGAGACGTGAAGGAAGAGGAGGTTAGGCGCCATGATGGAGCCAGCTCTGACGGATACCTGGCGCACATCTTCAGACATGCGGCCAAGGAGCTGTTCAACGAGGACGTGGGGGAGGTCACCTACCGCGCCCTGAG GAACAAAGACTTCCAGGAGGTCACCCTCGAGAAGAGCGGGGAGGTTCTCTTGCGCTTTGCTGCTGCTTATGGCTTTCGAAATATCCAGAATGTGGTCCTAAAGCTGAAGAAGGGCAAGTTCCCGTACCACTTTGTGGAGGTCCTCGCCTGTGCCGGGG GGTGCCTTAATGGCAGAGGCCAAGCCCAGACCGAGGATGGGTGCGTGGACAAGGCCCTGTTGCAGAAGATGAAAGGCATCTACACTGATATCCCCGTGCGGCTCCCGGAGACCAGTGCCCATGTGCAGGAGCTGTACCAGGAGTGGCTGGATGGCACCGACTCCCCCCGAGTCCAGGAAGCCCTGCATACCGCGTACCAGGGCCCAGGGCATCCTGCTAACAGCCGAGACATCAAGTGGTGA